Proteins from a single region of Streptomyces sp. Tu 3180:
- a CDS encoding SDR family NAD(P)-dependent oxidoreductase: MDTRDVLSRFTAGDLSKDEVLGLLRDRGPGARDGGARERASAPAGGSGPPSGRVHEPVAVIGCSARFPGADDLDAFRRLLREGADTVAEVPRDRWPVERWYDPDPAAPGRSLSRWGGMLRDAADFDAGLFRMTRREAELTDPQARLFLQECRRAVENAGYAPSSLAGSRCGVYAGVMLNDYALRVERSSPHHRMPQVMQGNSQSILAARVAYLLDLAGPVTSVDTACSSSLVALHLACQALWLGEADMMLAGGVTLYTTEIPYVYMSKAGMLSPTGRCRPFDASADGFVPAEGSAVVLLKTLRRALADGDPVQAVIRASGVNHDGATNGLTAPSRRAQTALVEETYRRFGVDPAGIDYVECHGTGTPLGDPIELAALNAVFAPAGLPAGSVPVGSVKANVGHTSAAAGLAGVFKAMEVLATGRVPATPHFRRANPRIPFAEGPFRVADRPVELVRDGSRPWRVAVSSFGLSGTNAHVVLEEPPAVPAPAPVPGPVLVVLSAHEHALLAAQARVLADWLEGPGAGTAPADVARTLAVGRDHHRHRLAVVAETADDLREALTALAQGRPPGRWVASPPDGADGAPGDGGAGTPVSEDARRAREPLPERLYDRVAPAGPATADDLLALGRLYVQGHTVRWSEVFPPGRGRVVPMPGSVLATDRFWIEEDLPAPERGTTAPATAPASAPATGPSAGAPHAASAPAAPAPGPAGVSLYAPHWVPVPVAPDGVTSGPLLVVGPAELAAGLEARWSGPVHVLAADGAPPADLAPATAHGADERVTLVVVVPPAGSRHWWAPLFGPVRQVLTGLWRRTVHVLAVATDRATALAAGGFVQTLAHENPRLTGRALLLDRAGAAEADPIAQEAADPAPGSGRIVDRRAGRRLSRLLAPVETPTAAPPGTDAPFLPGEVYLVTGGLGGLGLLTARHLLGHGARVVLCGRRAPEALARADRDALTALGGDVRYVPTDVTDEDAVRDLVDGVLRVEGRLDGVFHAAGTLRDAYLVRKRPEEADAVIGPKARGVRALDAATAGLGLRMFVLFSSLSGAVGNLGQSDYATGNGFLDGFAEQRRAAVARGERSGRTLSVAWPLWRDGGMTVPDAVLAAMRERTGAEPLPSAPGLAALEALLRLPEDACLVAVFHGERSRWEATLRAFSVLGTVRPQAGRTSEPEPGPPSGPGGGAGAGAGTGPRHRRVADLVRRAVTEVTGTPEGAVRMDAPLESLGLDSVTIRSLAATLSRTVGRVEGAEVFTAPSLSALAALLADRTDDDAPAAAPRPDLPAPSTPSPGPAPATPAPLPARAPSAPSPDPVPSAHGPHGSHGGPGSGPALAVVGMSGRYPGARDLTAFLRGLREGRDSSGPLPAGRWAAGGTGTEDVRGHFLEDVDRFDPEFFGLSAHESALVDPQERLFLEAAWEALEDAGALGERLDGLRDDSGEPRSVGVFVGVTSSDYQKVGVEAWGGGNRTVPGGHYWSVANRVSYLLDLRGPSQPVDTACSSSLVALHLAAEAIARGECAAAVVGGVNLYLHPSRMLLLKEFGFLSPDGRCRSFGAGGTGFGPGEGVGALVVKPLARALADGDRVYAVVRGTAVAHAGRGHGYTAPSPRAQARVIRRALARGGVDPASVGLVEAHGTGTELGDPVEVAALTEVFGGRPADRRPIALGSVKSQVGHGESVAGLAALTKVVLSLRNRELLPTLHADPVNPALGLDPALFTLTTEGGDWPDDGLAPRRAGVSSFGAGGVNAHAVLEEYVPEDGARPAATPAGPGGEELVLLRAPTPDHLAALAGRLADWLEDTGGPGPGVDLRDLAYTLRCGRAEQPCRLAVTVRGVPELARVLAAVAASGARGETLPPGVHLNDVRVTAADPESFRDDAALRAFVASLWAAGDVGRVGRLWTQGVPVRWTDLTAPGRIVSLPPTVFLRRRIWVTTTSADRPSTSPAPDPEAPTAPAVPPAPPEPSAPSTLPARNGGRSHDRNEGRSDGREDGRYREVLGRLEDLVLPRVPGRQGRVDADRSLVEAGMDSVNLMSLRFAAEEEFGVELPLDLLGGDAPLTAIARRIASASAAPAPAPRPPAGTRSGNGLPPSLHPSQS; encoded by the coding sequence ATGGACACCCGCGACGTTCTGAGCCGGTTCACCGCCGGTGACCTGTCGAAGGACGAGGTACTGGGCCTGCTGCGCGACCGCGGCCCCGGCGCGCGGGACGGCGGCGCCCGGGAGCGGGCGTCCGCGCCGGCCGGCGGGTCCGGCCCGCCGTCCGGGCGGGTTCACGAACCGGTCGCCGTCATCGGGTGCTCCGCCCGCTTCCCGGGCGCCGACGACCTCGACGCGTTCCGGCGGCTGCTGCGCGAGGGCGCCGACACGGTGGCCGAGGTGCCCCGGGACCGGTGGCCGGTCGAGCGGTGGTACGACCCGGACCCCGCCGCGCCCGGCAGGTCGCTGTCGCGCTGGGGCGGCATGCTCCGGGACGCGGCGGACTTCGACGCCGGCCTGTTCCGGATGACCCGCCGGGAGGCGGAACTGACCGACCCGCAGGCCCGGTTGTTCCTCCAGGAGTGCCGGCGCGCGGTGGAGAACGCCGGGTACGCGCCGTCCTCGCTGGCGGGGTCCCGGTGCGGGGTCTACGCGGGGGTGATGCTCAACGACTACGCGCTGCGCGTCGAGCGCTCCAGCCCGCACCACCGGATGCCGCAGGTCATGCAGGGCAACTCGCAGTCGATCCTGGCGGCCCGGGTGGCCTACCTGCTGGACCTCGCCGGGCCTGTGACCTCCGTGGACACCGCCTGCTCGAGCTCGCTGGTGGCGCTGCACCTGGCCTGTCAGGCGCTGTGGCTGGGCGAGGCGGACATGATGCTGGCCGGCGGGGTCACGCTGTACACGACCGAGATCCCGTACGTGTACATGAGCAAGGCGGGGATGCTCTCCCCCACCGGCCGGTGCCGTCCGTTCGACGCGTCGGCCGACGGCTTCGTGCCCGCCGAGGGCAGCGCGGTGGTGCTGCTCAAGACGCTGCGCCGGGCGCTGGCCGACGGCGATCCGGTGCAGGCGGTGATCCGCGCCTCGGGCGTCAACCACGACGGCGCCACGAACGGCCTGACGGCTCCGTCGCGGCGCGCGCAGACGGCACTGGTCGAGGAGACGTACCGCCGGTTCGGCGTCGATCCGGCCGGCATCGACTACGTCGAGTGCCACGGGACCGGGACACCGCTGGGCGATCCCATCGAACTGGCCGCGCTGAACGCGGTGTTCGCGCCCGCCGGGCTCCCGGCGGGCAGCGTCCCGGTCGGTTCGGTGAAGGCGAACGTGGGACACACCTCGGCGGCGGCGGGACTGGCCGGCGTGTTCAAGGCGATGGAGGTGCTGGCGACCGGACGGGTGCCGGCCACGCCGCACTTCCGGCGGGCCAACCCGCGCATCCCGTTCGCCGAAGGGCCCTTCAGGGTCGCCGACAGGCCGGTCGAGCTGGTCCGGGACGGCTCCCGGCCCTGGCGGGTCGCGGTCAGCTCCTTCGGGCTGAGCGGCACCAACGCGCACGTCGTGCTGGAGGAGCCGCCGGCAGTGCCCGCCCCGGCCCCCGTCCCCGGCCCCGTCCTGGTCGTGCTGTCGGCGCACGAACACGCCCTGCTCGCCGCCCAGGCCCGCGTGCTGGCCGACTGGCTCGAGGGGCCCGGCGCCGGCACCGCGCCGGCCGATGTGGCCCGCACCCTCGCCGTCGGCCGCGATCACCATCGCCACCGGCTGGCGGTCGTCGCCGAGACCGCCGACGACCTGCGCGAGGCGCTCACGGCACTGGCACAGGGGCGTCCCCCGGGGCGCTGGGTGGCGTCACCGCCGGACGGCGCGGACGGCGCGCCCGGCGACGGCGGCGCGGGCACCCCCGTGAGCGAGGACGCCCGGCGGGCCCGGGAACCGCTGCCGGAACGGCTGTACGACCGTGTCGCCCCGGCGGGCCCTGCCACGGCGGACGATCTGCTGGCCCTGGGGCGGCTCTACGTCCAGGGGCACACCGTGCGCTGGTCCGAGGTGTTCCCGCCCGGGCGCGGGCGGGTGGTGCCGATGCCGGGGTCGGTCCTCGCCACCGACCGCTTCTGGATCGAGGAGGACCTCCCCGCCCCCGAACGGGGGACCACCGCCCCGGCCACCGCCCCCGCGTCCGCCCCGGCAACCGGGCCCTCCGCCGGCGCCCCGCACGCCGCCTCCGCTCCCGCCGCCCCGGCGCCCGGTCCGGCCGGTGTCAGCCTGTACGCGCCGCACTGGGTGCCGGTGCCGGTCGCGCCCGACGGCGTCACGTCGGGACCGTTGCTGGTCGTCGGTCCCGCCGAGCTGGCCGCCGGGCTGGAGGCACGGTGGTCGGGTCCCGTCCACGTGCTCGCCGCGGACGGGGCACCGCCCGCGGACCTCGCCCCGGCGACGGCGCACGGAGCGGACGAACGGGTGACCCTCGTCGTGGTCGTGCCGCCGGCCGGCTCGCGGCACTGGTGGGCGCCGCTGTTCGGGCCCGTCCGGCAGGTGCTGACGGGCCTGTGGCGGCGGACGGTCCATGTGCTGGCGGTCGCCACGGACCGGGCGACGGCCCTGGCCGCCGGCGGCTTCGTCCAGACCCTCGCCCACGAGAACCCGCGGCTGACCGGCCGCGCGCTGCTGCTGGACCGGGCCGGCGCGGCCGAGGCGGATCCGATCGCGCAGGAGGCCGCGGACCCCGCCCCCGGCTCCGGCCGGATCGTCGACCGCCGGGCGGGACGCCGGCTGAGCCGTCTCCTCGCCCCCGTCGAAACGCCCACCGCCGCGCCCCCGGGCACGGACGCGCCGTTCCTGCCGGGTGAGGTGTACCTGGTCACCGGTGGGCTCGGCGGACTGGGCCTGCTGACCGCCCGTCACCTGCTCGGCCACGGGGCGCGGGTCGTGCTGTGCGGACGACGGGCGCCGGAGGCGCTGGCCCGCGCCGACCGCGACGCGCTGACGGCTCTCGGCGGCGACGTCCGCTACGTGCCGACGGACGTCACCGACGAGGACGCCGTGCGGGACCTGGTCGACGGCGTGCTGCGGGTGGAGGGCCGGCTGGACGGGGTGTTCCACGCGGCCGGCACGCTGCGGGACGCGTACCTGGTGCGCAAGCGCCCGGAGGAGGCCGACGCGGTGATCGGCCCGAAGGCGCGCGGTGTCCGGGCCCTGGACGCGGCGACGGCCGGGCTGGGGCTGCGGATGTTCGTGCTGTTCTCGTCGCTGTCGGGTGCCGTGGGCAACCTCGGCCAGTCGGACTACGCGACGGGCAACGGTTTCCTGGACGGTTTCGCCGAGCAGCGGCGCGCGGCCGTGGCCCGCGGGGAGCGGTCCGGCCGGACCCTGTCGGTGGCCTGGCCGCTGTGGCGGGACGGCGGCATGACGGTTCCGGACGCGGTGCTCGCCGCGATGCGCGAACGCACCGGCGCCGAGCCGCTGCCGTCCGCGCCGGGCCTGGCCGCGCTGGAGGCGCTGCTGCGCCTGCCGGAGGACGCCTGCCTCGTCGCGGTCTTCCACGGCGAGCGTTCCCGCTGGGAGGCGACGCTGCGGGCGTTCTCGGTGCTGGGCACGGTACGGCCGCAGGCTGGGCGGACGTCGGAACCGGAGCCCGGTCCCCCTTCCGGTCCCGGGGGCGGGGCGGGCGCGGGGGCCGGTACCGGCCCCCGGCACCGGCGCGTCGCCGACCTGGTGCGTCGTGCCGTGACGGAGGTGACGGGGACCCCGGAGGGCGCCGTGCGGATGGACGCGCCCCTGGAGTCGCTGGGGCTGGACTCGGTGACGATCCGGAGCCTGGCCGCGACGCTGAGCCGGACGGTCGGCCGGGTCGAGGGCGCGGAGGTGTTCACGGCTCCCTCGTTGTCGGCCCTGGCCGCGCTGCTGGCGGACCGGACCGACGACGACGCGCCGGCAGCGGCGCCGCGACCGGACCTCCCGGCCCCCTCGACGCCGTCTCCCGGCCCGGCCCCTGCGACACCGGCACCGCTCCCCGCCCGGGCTCCCTCGGCACCGTCCCCGGATCCGGTCCCCTCGGCGCACGGTCCGCACGGTTCGCACGGGGGTCCCGGGTCCGGTCCGGCGCTGGCCGTGGTGGGGATGAGCGGGCGGTACCCCGGGGCTCGCGACCTCACGGCGTTCCTGCGCGGCCTCCGGGAGGGCAGGGACTCCTCCGGGCCGCTGCCGGCCGGCCGCTGGGCCGCCGGGGGGACCGGCACGGAGGACGTCCGGGGCCACTTCCTCGAGGACGTCGACCGGTTCGACCCGGAGTTCTTCGGGCTGTCCGCGCACGAGTCGGCCCTGGTGGACCCGCAGGAGAGGCTGTTCCTGGAAGCGGCCTGGGAGGCGCTGGAGGACGCCGGAGCGCTCGGGGAGCGTCTCGACGGCCTGCGCGACGACTCGGGTGAGCCGCGCAGCGTCGGCGTCTTCGTCGGGGTCACCTCCAGCGACTACCAGAAGGTCGGCGTCGAGGCGTGGGGCGGCGGCAACCGCACCGTCCCCGGCGGCCACTACTGGAGCGTGGCCAACCGGGTCTCCTACCTGCTGGACCTGCGCGGCCCCAGCCAGCCCGTGGACACCGCCTGTTCGTCGTCGCTGGTGGCGCTGCACCTGGCCGCGGAGGCGATCGCGCGGGGCGAGTGCGCGGCCGCCGTGGTCGGCGGGGTGAACCTCTATCTGCATCCGTCGCGGATGCTGCTGCTGAAGGAGTTCGGGTTCCTCTCCCCCGACGGGCGCTGCCGGTCCTTCGGCGCCGGCGGCACCGGCTTCGGCCCCGGTGAGGGCGTCGGAGCGCTCGTGGTCAAGCCGCTGGCCCGGGCGCTGGCCGACGGCGACCGGGTGTACGCCGTCGTCAGGGGTACGGCGGTGGCGCACGCCGGACGCGGTCACGGCTACACCGCGCCGAGCCCGCGGGCCCAGGCCCGGGTGATCCGCCGGGCGCTCGCCCGGGGCGGTGTGGACCCGGCCTCCGTCGGGCTGGTCGAGGCACACGGCACCGGCACCGAACTGGGCGACCCCGTGGAGGTGGCGGCCCTGACCGAGGTGTTCGGCGGCCGTCCCGCGGACCGTCGGCCCATCGCCCTCGGCTCGGTCAAGTCGCAGGTGGGGCACGGCGAGTCGGTGGCGGGGCTGGCCGCGCTGACCAAGGTGGTCCTGTCCCTGCGGAACCGGGAGCTGCTGCCGACGCTGCACGCCGACCCCGTCAACCCGGCGCTCGGCCTGGACCCCGCCCTGTTCACCCTGACGACCGAGGGCGGCGACTGGCCGGACGACGGCCTCGCGCCGCGCCGGGCCGGCGTCAGCTCGTTCGGGGCCGGCGGGGTGAACGCGCACGCCGTGCTGGAGGAGTACGTGCCCGAGGACGGCGCGCGGCCGGCGGCCACGCCCGCCGGGCCGGGCGGCGAGGAGCTGGTGCTGCTGCGCGCTCCGACGCCGGATCACCTGGCCGCGCTGGCCGGCCGGCTCGCCGACTGGCTGGAGGACACCGGCGGGCCCGGTCCCGGCGTCGACCTGCGCGACCTGGCGTACACGTTGCGGTGCGGGCGCGCGGAGCAGCCGTGCCGGCTGGCGGTCACCGTGCGCGGGGTGCCGGAACTGGCCCGTGTCCTCGCGGCGGTGGCCGCCTCGGGGGCGCGGGGGGAGACCCTGCCGCCGGGGGTGCACCTGAACGACGTACGCGTCACGGCCGCCGATCCGGAGTCGTTCCGTGACGACGCGGCGTTGCGGGCGTTCGTCGCCTCGTTGTGGGCGGCGGGGGACGTCGGCCGGGTGGGCCGGCTGTGGACGCAGGGAGTGCCCGTGCGCTGGACGGACCTCACCGCGCCCGGACGGATCGTCTCCCTTCCGCCGACGGTGTTCCTGCGCCGGCGCATCTGGGTGACCACCACGTCCGCGGACCGCCCGTCGACCTCCCCCGCACCGGATCCGGAGGCACCGACCGCACCCGCCGTGCCGCCCGCTCCCCCCGAGCCCTCCGCGCCGTCCACGCTCCCGGCACGAAACGGCGGCCGGAGCCACGACCGGAACGAGGGCCGGAGCGACGGCCGGGAGGACGGCCGGTACCGGGAGGTGCTCGGGCGGCTGGAGGACCTGGTGCTGCCGCGCGTGCCGGGGCGGCAGGGCCGCGTGGACGCCGACCGGTCCCTGGTGGAGGCGGGGATGGACTCGGTCAACCTGATGAGCCTGCGGTTCGCCGCCGAGGAGGAGTTCGGCGTCGAGCTTCCCCTGGACCTGCTGGGCGGGGACGCCCCGCTCACCGCGATCGCCCGGCGGATCGCCTCGGCGTCCGCCGCGCCGGCCCCCGCACCGAGGCCGCCCGCAGGCACGCGGTCCGGCAACGGTCTGCCGCCCTCGCTCCACCCTTCCCAGTCCTGA
- a CDS encoding beta-ketoacyl synthase N-terminal-like domain-containing protein has product MLTTPDGPVCPLVLYGERARLAATLLPALSATDPAAGTSEAVDAAAADDAGTAAGPVSRAAGDAGPATGPQPSVADGTGTDGQGEQGGQEARDAALVGFVRDVLADVTGHEVERVGPDTLFDDLGIDSLLAIRTVDRLSERFGRLPRTLLFECRTPAELAAHLRERVPAGEPEPPAPAAAPPSAPPPPPAPHAGGAGAAPEQAPAPGPAPDPADDRAVAVIGFAGRFPQADDLDTFWRNLLEGRDCVTEIPPDRWPLEGFYRPGRDRPNTSYAKWGGFLDGIDRFDAPLFNISAREAGTIDPQARLFLESCWAAIEDAGYTPADLAPEGDPRRPRDVGVYVGAMYSEYQLHEAEERLLGNPVHANSAFWCIANRASYFFGFEGPSIALDTACSSGLSSIHLACEALRAGTCAVAVAGAVNVSVHPNKYLMLSQGRFLSSDGRCRSFRAGGDGYVPGEGVAAAVLKPLRAALRDGDQIHAVIRGSAVNHGGRTNGYTVPSPRAQANLIGKALADAGLTAHDLHYVEAHGTGTSLGDPIELRGLTEAFKRDGRTDPGACPIGSVKSNIGHLESAAGMAAFAKVLLQLRHRTLVASLHADPPNPEIDFEATPFTVQRRAEPWRPVGPDGAPAVLRAGISSFGAGGANAHVVVEEGPSGPAAPPDDGRPLTLFLSARTPAALERGAGRLHRYLRDAWAAGTGPAPADVAFTLAVGRVRLAHRVAVRGSTREELLDGLSRVASGASADGGPEAPVGAWPAGERPDLRAACGAGDRGRRVSLPHYPFEPIRCWYDNQLDRPATTGGGSPAGSGAGEARRAVRGHLRDFGLPPRPAPERDVPQAADPPAPGAAAGTAEVPTPAPAGTDAGTGGPPTPSDAPGRRPLDVDHVRSTLLEVLGQVLYEDAAAIGADRPFEEMGLDSLLSEELVVAARDRLGVALEARALFEYPTVDRLARHLCESGAGRPPAAPPPPDPGDPDAVLTALENGVIGLEEAAALLEGSGGRR; this is encoded by the coding sequence TTGCTGACGACTCCGGACGGGCCGGTGTGCCCGCTGGTGCTGTACGGGGAGCGCGCCCGGCTGGCGGCCACCCTGCTGCCGGCCCTGTCGGCCACGGACCCGGCCGCCGGGACGTCCGAGGCCGTGGACGCAGCGGCGGCGGATGACGCCGGTACGGCCGCGGGCCCGGTATCGCGGGCGGCGGGTGACGCCGGTCCGGCCACCGGACCGCAGCCGTCCGTCGCCGACGGCACCGGGACGGACGGCCAGGGCGAGCAGGGCGGGCAGGAGGCGCGGGACGCGGCGCTGGTCGGTTTCGTCCGGGACGTACTGGCCGACGTGACCGGGCACGAGGTGGAGCGCGTGGGGCCCGACACGCTCTTCGACGACCTCGGCATCGACTCGCTGCTGGCGATCCGTACGGTGGACCGCCTCTCCGAACGCTTCGGCCGGCTGCCCCGCACCCTGCTCTTCGAGTGCCGTACCCCGGCGGAGCTGGCCGCCCACCTGCGTGAGCGGGTCCCGGCCGGGGAACCCGAGCCGCCCGCCCCGGCCGCCGCACCGCCGTCCGCTCCCCCGCCGCCTCCCGCGCCGCACGCCGGCGGGGCCGGGGCGGCACCGGAACAGGCACCGGCGCCCGGTCCGGCACCGGATCCGGCCGACGACCGGGCCGTCGCCGTCATCGGCTTCGCCGGACGGTTCCCGCAGGCCGACGACCTGGACACGTTCTGGCGCAACCTCCTCGAGGGCCGCGACTGCGTCACGGAGATCCCGCCCGACCGGTGGCCGCTGGAGGGCTTCTACCGGCCCGGCCGGGACCGGCCGAACACCTCCTACGCCAAATGGGGCGGCTTCCTCGACGGCATCGACCGTTTCGACGCGCCCCTGTTCAACATCTCGGCCCGGGAGGCCGGCACGATCGACCCGCAGGCCCGGCTGTTCCTGGAGAGCTGCTGGGCCGCGATCGAGGACGCCGGGTACACCCCGGCGGACCTCGCGCCGGAAGGTGATCCGCGCCGGCCCAGGGACGTCGGTGTGTACGTCGGCGCGATGTACAGCGAGTACCAGCTGCACGAGGCCGAGGAACGGCTGCTGGGCAACCCCGTGCACGCCAACAGCGCCTTCTGGTGCATCGCCAACCGGGCGTCGTACTTCTTCGGCTTCGAGGGCCCCAGCATCGCCCTGGACACGGCCTGTTCGTCCGGTCTCAGCTCGATCCACCTGGCGTGCGAGGCGCTGCGCGCGGGCACCTGCGCGGTGGCCGTCGCCGGCGCGGTCAACGTGTCGGTGCACCCGAACAAGTACCTGATGCTGAGCCAGGGACGCTTCCTGTCCAGCGACGGCAGGTGCCGCAGCTTCCGCGCCGGGGGTGACGGCTACGTGCCCGGGGAGGGAGTCGCGGCCGCCGTCCTCAAGCCGCTGCGGGCCGCGCTGCGGGACGGCGACCAGATCCACGCGGTGATCCGGGGCAGCGCGGTCAACCACGGCGGCCGGACCAACGGCTACACGGTGCCCAGCCCGAGGGCGCAGGCCAACCTGATCGGGAAGGCTCTGGCGGACGCGGGGCTGACCGCGCACGACCTCCACTACGTCGAGGCGCACGGCACGGGCACCTCCCTCGGCGACCCGATCGAGCTGCGCGGGCTGACGGAGGCGTTCAAGCGGGACGGCCGCACAGACCCCGGCGCGTGCCCGATCGGCTCGGTCAAGTCGAACATCGGGCACCTGGAGTCGGCGGCCGGCATGGCGGCGTTCGCGAAGGTGCTGCTGCAGCTGCGCCACCGCACCCTGGTGGCGTCCCTGCACGCCGATCCGCCCAATCCGGAGATCGACTTCGAGGCCACGCCGTTCACCGTCCAGCGGCGCGCCGAGCCCTGGCGGCCCGTCGGCCCGGACGGCGCCCCGGCCGTGCTGCGGGCGGGCATCAGTTCGTTCGGCGCGGGCGGCGCCAACGCGCACGTCGTGGTGGAGGAGGGCCCGTCCGGGCCCGCGGCGCCCCCGGACGACGGACGGCCGCTGACGCTGTTCCTGTCCGCGCGCACCCCGGCCGCGCTGGAGCGCGGCGCGGGGCGGCTGCACCGGTACCTGCGGGACGCCTGGGCGGCCGGGACCGGTCCGGCTCCGGCGGACGTGGCGTTCACCCTGGCCGTGGGCCGCGTCCGGCTGGCGCACCGCGTGGCGGTGCGCGGCAGCACCCGCGAGGAGCTGCTGGACGGGCTGTCCCGCGTCGCGTCCGGCGCCTCGGCCGACGGCGGTCCCGAGGCGCCGGTGGGGGCGTGGCCGGCCGGTGAGCGGCCCGACCTGCGCGCCGCCTGCGGCGCCGGGGACCGGGGACGGCGGGTGTCCCTGCCGCACTACCCCTTCGAACCGATCCGCTGCTGGTACGACAACCAGCTCGACCGGCCCGCCACGACCGGCGGCGGCTCCCCTGCCGGCTCCGGTGCGGGCGAGGCACGCCGTGCGGTGCGGGGGCACCTGCGGGACTTCGGCCTGCCGCCCCGGCCCGCCCCGGAGCGGGACGTGCCGCAGGCCGCGGACCCGCCCGCGCCCGGAGCCGCGGCCGGTACGGCCGAGGTGCCGACGCCGGCCCCCGCCGGCACGGACGCCGGGACCGGGGGACCACCGACGCCGTCCGACGCCCCGGGCAGGCGCCCGCTGGACGTGGACCACGTGCGCTCGACCCTCCTGGAGGTGCTGGGGCAGGTGCTGTACGAGGACGCGGCGGCGATCGGCGCGGACCGGCCCTTCGAGGAGATGGGTCTGGACTCGCTGCTGTCCGAGGAGCTGGTCGTGGCCGCGCGCGACCGGCTGGGCGTCGCGCTCGAGGCGCGGGCCCTGTTCGAGTACCCGACGGTGGACCGGCTCGCCCGCCACCTGTGCGAGAGCGGGGCCGGACGGCCGCCGGCCGCACCCCCGCCGCCGGACCCCGGCGACCCGGACGCCGTACTCACCGCGCTGGAGAACGGGGTGATCGGGCTGGAGGAGGCGGCCGCCCTGCTGGAGGGCTCGGGGGGACGCCGATGA